The following DNA comes from Lonchura striata isolate bLonStr1 chromosome 4, bLonStr1.mat, whole genome shotgun sequence.
TTAAATTCAGACACTCACCGGGTCCTCAAAAGCTCCATCACTGTGACTCTCCAGGATGAGGACCTGGTGAGAGTTCCCGCTGGGTTCCTGGAACCCCCTTACCGTAATTGTGAGGTAACAGTGTTAATACTCGGAGATTGCAGGCTCACACCAGACCGTGTTACCGTCGTTCCTGAAGTGGTGTGTTTTCAGCCGGGGTCCGAGGTCACCGTCTCAGTCGTCTGCCATCAACCACCTTGCACCATCACCAAGGGGCTCCCCTTCGCTGCCATGTACCTCCTCGACGTGGCCGACCTCACCGATCCACCAGCACAGGACTATTTCGCTGGACATGACTCCGGGGAAGacaattttgtcttcctcacacaaaatgtttgcaaatccaGACCAATGATTGAGACTGTTTTATCGCTTCAGGGAAAGTCCATCAAACTGGACCTGATGGCAGACACCGGGGCAGACGTCACCATCATACCCCGGTCAAAGTGGCCCCGCGACTGGGAGTTGGTGCCCCCTTGTGGCACAATCTCCggagtgggaggagctgtcaacTCCATGCGCAGCAAACACCTGGTAAGTGTGGAGGGCCCTGAGGGACAGATTGCCACCATTCGgccttttgttgtttcatcTAACATCATGTTATTAGGCAGGGACGTTTTGTCCCAATGGGGTGCCCGCCTCGATATCCCTAGCCCTGcatgggatttttagtatgggccactgcggagcgcacctccccaccgctgaattggaagaccgatgttccagtgtgggtggaccagtggccccttgtggaggagaaattaaaagcgctccatGAATTAGTAGAGGAGCAGGTCCGCCTGGGGCATTTAataccctccaccagcccctggaacactcctgtctttgttattaaaaaacctggcaaagacaaatggcgcctgctccaagacctgcGCAGGGTCAATGAGGTAATCGAGGACATGggccccctgcagcctggccttccctcaccctccatgcttccccgggattggcagctcgcagtcattgacatcaaggactgttttttcaacATCCCATTGTATCCCGGAGATGCCCCCAGATTCGCGTTCTCCGTCCCTTCCATCAATAGGGCGGAGCCTTATAAGAGGTACCAATGGGccactttgccccagggaatgaaaaattctccGGTGCTCTGCCAAACTTTTGTGGCCCAGGTGCTTTCGCCGATCAGGAAGCTGTTCCCTGAAGCGATCATCctgcattatatggatgatgtcTTGATCTGCGCTGAAACACAAGCTTATCTGCAGATCACACTTTCCAAAACTGTTAAAGCCATTAAAGCTGCAGGGTTTgaaattgctgaagaaaagatCCAGCTGTCAGCGCCATGGAAGTATTTGGGCTTTCACATTACGGGAAGGACTGTCGCACCCCAATCTGTCACCGTCAAAGACAACCCACGGACCCTGCGGGATCTCCAGCAGATCTGCGGTACCATCACGTGGATCCgacctctcctgggactcaccaCGGAGGAGCTGGCGCCGCTCTTCAACCTGCTACGAGGAGATGGCGACCTAGCTTCCCCTCGCGAGCTAACACCTGCCGCcaaaggagccctggagagagtcgCTGAGGCCATACGATCCCGTCAGGCCCACCGTGTGGATCGGCTCCTTCCCGTCACCCTTGCCATACTGGGTAAGtgcccaaacttccatggtCTGCTTTTTCAATGGGACGCTGGGCGGAAGGACCCACTCCTTATCATTGAGTGGCTGTTTCTCCCGCACCAACCAGCGAAAACTATTTCAACTCCTGCAGAGTTAATAGCTAGGATAATAATAAAAGCCAGACAACGCCTCCGGACCCTCGCAGGGTGTGACCCGGCGTGCATTTACCTACCTCTTAATTTGGAACAATTGGAATCCCTGCTTCAGACAAACGAAAGTTTGCAAATTGCTTTAGACAGTTACCCTGGACAGATTTCCATTCATTAccctaaacataaaatattcaaagacacGTTATATTTGGCCCCAaagtcattcaaaaataaaacacctattAAAGGTGCTCTCACGGTGTTCACCGATGGGTcgggaaaatcccacaaatcggtgatcacttggaaggacccggagagtcagaagtgggagtctgaCATCCAACTGGTTGAGGGTTCCCCCCAGATCGCAGAACTTGCTGCGGTCGTgagagcattcaaaaaatttcagcaacctTTCAATCTGATAACAGATTCGGCTTATGTTGCCGGAGTAGCAGAACGGGCAGAACACGCCCTGCTCAAAgaagttcaaaacaaacagttatTCGATTTGCTCACGGAATTAATCTGGCtgatctcccaccgagagcaactcTATTATATTATGCACGTCCGGgctcacacagacctgccagGAGCTATTGCAGAGGGGAACCGGATGGCCGACCTCCTTGCAATGACATCTCATTACTCTGCACCTGCACTTTCATTAACCTTACCAGACATTTTTGCACAGGCAAGGCTCAGCCATgcgtttttccatcaaaatgcacctGCCCTTGCCcgacaatttaaaatatcaaaagaacaaGCCAAAGCCATACTAGCCACATGCCCAAGCTGTCAGTCCTTCGCCCTTCCACCGCTGCCAACGGGGATAAACCCCCGAGGGTTGGCAGCATTGGAGCTGTGGCAAACAGACATCACTCACTATAATCCTTTTGGCCGcctgaaatacctgcatgtGTCCATAGACACATTTTCTGGGGCCGTGTTCGCGTcactccacactggtgagaaaacaaaagatatcaTCAAACATCTATTCATGGCATTTGCCACATTAGGAGTCCCAAAAGCCATCAAAACGGACAATGGGCCTGGATTCACCTCGACAAGATTCGCACAATTTCTACAACAATGGGGAATTGCCCATTCCACCGGCATTCCCCATAACCCCACAGGACAGGCAATAGTGGAACGCTCCCACAAAGAGTTAAAAAGGCTGCTAGAACAACAACACGATTCGGCTCTGGCCATGACACCAGTTGAAAGATTATGCAAGGCActttatgttcttaatttcttaaattgttcTGACCGAGAGCCGAATCCCCCTGCACTCAGACACTTTTGCAATAACACCAGGGCAGTTTTGAAAGAGCGTCCGCCAGTCCTCATCAGAGACCCAGAATCAAAAATCATCTCAGGGCCGTACCCTCTGATAACGTGGGGGAGAGGGTACGCTTGTGCttccacagcccagggtcccaaatggaTTCCTGGAAAATACGTCAAACCGTACCTGGAGAGCACTACCACAGACCCCCCAGCGAGGAGCAACCCAGCGACCCCATCACAATCACCACCAGATAATGCAGTGGCGTGGCGacggagaaaaaagaagaggaccGGAAGACCACCCAACATCGTCTCCCGGGTCCTCATCACAAGGACATACCTACCTCTGCAAGACTTAACAACTTCCgccaccccatcccctcctgtgccGTTCCCTCTACCCTCATACCTAACCCGTCATCCCTTTACCCCTCcgtcctgaaatttatttttattttaacccaaaagggggagctgggggaggggagggaaccaAATGTATGTTggtaatattgttttgtttaattttagtactaggatggctgccagaacatcattcacccaaaagaaacaacagaagaTGTCCCACTGCGCCCAGCTGGTTGCAGCCACGctttccatcctcctgtggctgcatgTAGCAGATGGCTGGGTGGTACCACAGCCGAAAGAAAACGTCTGGATCACGCTggcaaagtccttgcagcaggataacCTATGTCTGGCCATGGGCAACGTGGACAATCCCCTGTCCACTTGCCTGGTAGGGGTCCCCTTGGTAGCTGATGATTGGCCGGTATCCAATTCCGACCTGCTCCGAACCACGGGTAGGAGGCCTAACCCGGTCGATACTTGGGATGAGTGGACCAAAATTTTGcccaacagcaaagaggaaccCCAAGAATTGGACTTACTGGTGTCCTCCACAGCTAGATATTGTGTCAAATTCTATTATAGGAGGCCAAGTCAAAATTGGCACGGAATTGACTTGGCCAAAGACACATACCGGAAAGATGTAACACctatcagtaaaaaatataacagcCAAACCTGGTGCAATTATACTAGCCAGGTGATTTCGGTTTCATCCACTCATCCCAAGACATTGCTCAGGGgaatgtttcttatctgtggggacagagtatgGTCGGGAATTCCATCTCGGCTCCAGGGAGGCCCATGCAGCCTTGGCAAGCTTGCTACCCTCACTCCAAACAGAACTCAAATTCTagattggaaaaaagaaagacaattggCA
Coding sequences within:
- the LOC144246226 gene encoding uncharacterized protein LOC144246226, which translates into the protein MAARTSFTQKKQQKMSHCAQLVAATLSILLWLHVADGWVVPQPKENVWITLAKSLQQDNLCLAMGNVDNPLSTCLVGVPLVADDWPVSNSDLLRTTGRRPNPVDTWDEWTKILPNSKEEPQELDLLVSSTARYCVKFYYRRPSQNWHGIDLAKDTYRKDVTPISKKYNSQTWCNYTSQVISVSSTHPKTLLRGMFLICGDRVWSGIPSRLQGGPCSLGKLATLTPNRTQILDWKKERQLARTKRSYAQFDENCDSEIYDWGKTKRVAVSIFLPWYAAAKALGELSHLECWISKHANASSAALSDLLADQQTTRQATLQNRAAIDFLLLAHGHSCEDFEGLCCFNLTSRSTSIQANIQRIRTEVQDIKTETSAVDPVHKLLMQWGIPGWAASILKGLFWIFIIVLLISVALTIFKKTLTKTLANIYLINKNGGDVGGDLGNCPPELPWEVTGV